aaaaaacagcacacgacactttgggccaaaataaatagacaaacaaaacggactaacactaagcAAACAGTGGACGAATAGACAAACAAATATGGTGAGTAaaagcaattgttatatttactttcttttacttCTCTGTTCTgcattcaccgaacacacaaccccaagtgagcaAAATGTGCGTCTACATAtgctgttgtgccaggattcaattactaattaattatccacttgaatcccagcacgtgaactaatttgtgcaaccccgtgctcaccTACTatgaaatactttaaatacacacgaagtgcaatccctgtgcctaaatacaactatatatttttgaTCACTAGTGCTACacaacccatttatatcccgtgcagcaatatctatacaccaacattaacacaccacacgcaaaatataacacaaaatacacacagggatggagcacactgccacaatgGCGAACATGACATTAGTGGTAGACTTTGTGCTGTGCCGACCAACAAAATTAAGGATACCATTGTTTAAGTGCATTGCTTTATCAcaagctaaaaacaaacaaaaaaaataaaaaatccagtacaaatgaatgcacttgcTGAAGCATTAGAACTtgtaatttgaatgtttttgacattattcattattttagaaGAGATTACCTTATTAGCATTCAAAAATGTAGGGGGTACAAACAACATGGTCACATTTTTATAAGAATAAAAGAGCAGAAATGAAAAATTAGCCGCATTTTAGGTGGTGCTGGTATCTACAGTATAAGCATatcttttattgtttaaaaaaaaaaaaaaagaaactgctacTCTCCTCCAGTAAGTTTGATGATCTGGCAATTTACTTTTCctgatcagtaaaaaaaaagtacactgcGCATGTTTTAAATCAAACCTTTTAACCCTTTAAGCCAATTAAGAGATACAGATATGCGCACGACACTTACTGATTGTTGACTTTGTACAGGAGTAACAACATTTTTCTCTCTCCAGTCAAATTTGGGTGCCAGGGGAATGTTAAGAGTGTCTTCCTTCAACTTGGTGTATTTCGGAAGCTGCACGTGTCTGCCACCTAGATATCTttctaaacaataataataaaaataatttaaaaaaacacagctgcacaACTTAAAGCCGTTAATTTAACACACATTCACAAACATTACAACAGAAATGAACTGCGAAGGTAAATTAAACTGCTTCCAAGCCTACAGTATTGGTTTTACTTCACAAAGGGTGTACAATAAGTTCAGTGTCTAGCACTAAGCTTTTTAGCCAAATCCTATAGACTTTTGTCTTTAGTTATCGCCAATTAAGCCTAAATGGCTGTAACTGCTTTACAACTGAGGTCTTCTGTTACCACGGACCAGTAAACCAGACACAGAAGCAGAGCAAGCGGGACAAAACAGGCAGAGAGTTTAGGATAGTAAGTGGGGTACAGCACACTTAAATCACACACTCAAAAATAGAAATTTTTTATAACGTTTTATAACGAAAATATTAAAACGTTTATAAAAACCTGTTCATGACTGGCTCTTTTCAAAAGGGGTCTGCTATTGTACCCATCAATCACAAGCAGTTGCCATGCTAGTCTGTGGTCACGCCGAGCAACTAGCAAATAGCTGCAGGTGTAGACCGAGCTTTACACTCACCCCTGAATTCATCTGGAGATAAATCAGAAAACTCAGTCACGCCATACTTGGCAGAATTATTACTGGAACTCCGTGAAAAAGAATTCAAATATACATGTCTTCCAATGCTTTtctgaaaaagcaaaaacataagTATTTTAGTATTCATTATGTTATATATAAGTAAATGCTCCAACAGCTCATTTTAATTACAAGCACTACGTTAtacaatttaacatttataatttctCGCAAGCAGTTATCTACAATATTTTGGGAACGACAGTGTTACTATAACAATGTTCAAAATAGCACAAGTTTATTTACGTACAGTTTgtggttttagtgtttttttttttttttgttgttgttgttgtttttgttttttgttcctcccCCCatcactaaataaatattaatataattatttaatttagcaTTGATTTATCAAAATTATAAAGTTACACAATTATCCAAGGCGTCTAAGTGTGATGATCAGATTTTTCTACCGCTCAGGTAGTGCCCACGTACCTTAAATGTTTTGAACCTGATGGAAAACTCAGCACTGCCAGGTTCATAACTCCGGCTAAAGTCTTCCCGAAACTTCTGAAAGGCACTCTCTTCTGAGTTCGAATCTGTACTTGTGTCGTCATAGACAGAGAGGTTTGCGGCCGGATGAGAGACATAAAAACTGGAAAGAGAAATGCTTAACACCGATGAATAAGACAGCACATTGACAACAAGTAAAACAAACTGCAGTAGAGAGGGCTTCATTGAGGCAGAGGAGGTTTGCATTCAAAAGCCACAGCCCTGATGCAacaagaaaaaagtaaaacaaacaacaaaaaacaacatccaaaaattaaacaaaacagctaaCACGTACAGAGCTGCTGCTTTTTGTAATCACGTGGATATTTGCATTGAGTTCCTTCCTCTAAATATCCAAAACATCCGGTGTTTTCACTTTCGCTTCGTGCATGTTTTGTTTCAGTGTACGGtaaaccttttcatttttgtatcggTACATTTTTGTTTATGTGCACAGCTATGTTTAAACACTATATTTTTGCACATCACGCTAGTCTGCTGTTGTGAAGTCGAGTGCTAGTGCTGGCACTAGGAACTTTCTTTAACTAGCATTTAATTTTGAGTGTAAATCTAGTCGTTCTCCTCGATAGCTGCCCTTGTGATGCAAACTGATACTGTTTCAGTTGATCAGTAAATATACTGATTTATTTTATACTACATTCCTCTGGTCTTAGTTTTTCTACCATATAGCCAGTACATTGAAAACTGAGTTAGAGAACCCGTCTGTACCTTACACTTGTCGTTCATATAAATACATAGCCAAAATACTGCCTAGGTATGCTGCATTAGATTAATTTCATTTGAAACTAATGTTGTGAAATATTGTTGCTTTAGCGTGGgtgcttcatttattttgtgttttctttattattgttattattattattgttgttgttgttgtaaataataaaagtgaacAGAAATAACGTTGAAACTGCAGTCTCTTGTATCCTGCTCTGCTATTCTCACCACTAGTCAGCTTTGACCAAATAGCTACCCTTCCACAGGCCTACATGCAATTGCCATTTTGCTTTTGAAGTTTAAGCAGGATAAATGTGAAGAGTCACTGCGGCAACACTGCTTTGCTTATGGGCACCCAAAGCCTGGCCTCGCACATGAAATAGTAGTAATAAGTGATCACGTTCATGGTCAGTTTGCATGTGGCCATTATGCACGACTGTGTGATAAAACTAAGGAACATAAGCAATGCCACAGCACTGTTTCTATTCTCGTATAAACAGTCAAAAACAACACTGCAGGCTCAGAAACTTCACACTCTTTTTGATAGTGTCAGTGACTCTTGCACTACATAGCAGCAAGACACTtatttcagaatacatttcacAAGTAAATTCTGACAAGCAGCTGTACATCTATTCTGTGCTCATAAATCTGCAGGGTAGGTGAAGCAATATGTGGCTATAgacttcattatttattatgctgCCTGTGGTCCAATAAC
The sequence above is a segment of the Polyodon spathula isolate WHYD16114869_AA chromosome 2, ASM1765450v1, whole genome shotgun sequence genome. Coding sequences within it:
- the ctso gene encoding cathepsin O isoform X2, whose protein sequence is MQTSSASMKPSLLQFVLLVVNVLSYSSVLSISLSSFYVSHPAANLSVYDDTSTDSNSEESAFQKFREDFSRSYEPGSAEFSIRFKTFKKSIGRHVYLNSFSRSSSNNSAKYGVTEFSDLSPDEFRERYLGGRHVQLPKYTKLKEDTLNIPLAPKFDWREKNVVTPVQSQQSTQEKIVKTSEYPFKALTGVCHFFPKSAFGVSIKGYEAYDFSGQEEKMMEKLVQWGPLVVTVDAVSWQDYLGGVIQHHCSSQEANHAVLITGFDRTGEVPYWIVRNSWGTSWGNEGYVYIEIGGNICGIADSVSAAFV